AACCAGCTCATCTGAGCGCGCTTTCGAGAGCCGTGGCGCTGTCGGTGCGCTCGTCGCGGTACTTGACGATCAGCGGCGTGTAGATCGACAGGCCGTGTTCGGCGGCGAACTCGCCCTTGACCTGGCGGGAACCGGCCACCACCACCGCACCTTCGGGAATGACGAGCGGGCCGGCGGCGCTCTTGCGCAGCACCGTTCCGTTGACCAGATCGTAGACCGGCGTGGAGCCGTTAAGGATAACGCCGGTGCCGATGACGGCGCGCTTTTTGACAATGGTGCCTTCGTAGATGCCGCAGTTACCGCCGACCATCACCTCGTCCTCGATAATGACTGGCATCGCGCCAACCGGTTCGAGCACTCCGCCGATCTGCACAGCAGCAGAGAGGTGAACCTTCTTGCCGATCTGGGCGCAACTGCCCACCAGCGCGTGCGAGTCGATCATCGAGCCTTCATCGACGTAACCACCGACGTTAACGTAGGCCGGCGGCATCATCACCACCGATGGAGCGAGGTACGCGCCGTCGCGCACCGACGAGCCGCCAGGCACAATCCGGACGCCATCTGCCGCGGTAAACTCACGAAGCGGGTAGGTGTCTTTATCGATGAACGAGGCACTGCCAAGACCAGCGAGATCAACGTGGCTTTCGATCAGCACGCCGAGCTTCATGCCAACGAGAATCCCCTGTTTGACCCACTGGTTAACCGTCCAGCCGTCGCCCGAAGGTTCGGCTGCACGAATTTTGCCCTCATTGAGCAGGGTCTTGAATTCGGCAAACACCGACTTGACCTGGGCATCGGCCTTGAGCTGGTCGGCGCTCAGTAAAGAAAATGCAATAATCTGTTCCTTGATCTGATGATACTGTTCCATTAGGCTGTGGTTCTCTTTTTCAGTTAAACTCGGCGGTGATGTCAGCACCCGTCTTCCGGTTGTAGAAGCGGAAATCGTCGCTGCGCAGGCTTTCATCGGACTTGATCCTGACGAAAACCAGATGTTGCAGGAACCACTTCATCTCGGTTTTCATATCGCTGTTGCGCATCGGTTCGAGCACAGTCGGACTGATATGCAGATCGAGCTGCTGGAACGGCACCTTCTGCTGAAGAGCGAACTTGCGGAGCCAGCGCTCGACCTGGTTGATGGTGGTAAAGCGCGCCTGCACCACGCCGGTGCCGCCGCAGGCGGGGCACTGGTCGCCCATGCGCTGCATGAGGCTCGGGCGGATGCGCTCGCGGGTAATCTGCATGATGCCGAAGTCTGAAAGCGGCAGAATGTTCGACTTGGCGCGATCGTTACGCAGTTCGGCCTTCATGGCGTCGTACACCTTTTTGGAGTTTTTCGGATCCATCATGTCGATGAAGTCCACCACGATGATACCACCGATGTCGCGCAACCTGAGCTGGCGCACGACCTCGCGGGCAGCTTCGAGGTTGGTCTTGAGCGAGTTCTCCTCCTGTTCGCGCTTGGCGGCGTAGCGCCCGCTGTTGACATCCACGACCACCATCGCCTCGGTGTGTTCGATGATGATGTAGCCGCCCGACTTGAGCCACACCTTGCGCGAAAAGATCGACTCTACATCCTTGGCGATGCCGTAACCCTCGAAGAGCGGCAGCTTGCCCTCGTAGAGCGAGACATTCTTGACCATGTCGGGCGCGGCCCACTGGATATAGTTGAGCGTCTCGGTATAAATCGATTTCGAGTTGGCCACGATTTCGGTCACATCGGTGGTGAGCGAATCACGCAGCACGCTCGAAATGATGGTGTCCTCCTTGAAGATGAGCTGAGGAGGCTGCGCGTCCTGCAACTTCTCCTCGATCTGTGTCCACTTGGCCAGAAGCTTTTCGAGATCTTGCTTCAGGAGCGACTCATCCTGATCCTCGGCCACCGTGCGGATGATCGCGCCGAACCCTTCGGGCAACATCGAGCGGACAAGCTTTTTGAGGCGGCCCCGCTCCTTGCGCGACACCACGCGGCGCGAAACGGCGATCTGGCCGCCGCCGAACGGCAGCAGCACCATGAAGCGCCCGGCAATGGTGATGTCGGAGGTGAGGCGGGACCCCTTGGTACCGATCGGCTCCTTGATGACCTGCACGAGAATTGAATCGTTCGGCTTGAGCTTCTGGGCGATCATCTGGGTGTAGGACTGACGCCTTTCGGCGGCGTCGCCGGACGACTGCTGCCCTTGCTCGCTCTTCTGCTGTCCAGCGGGACGGGCCGCCTCTCGCGGCGGCGCGGGCGCTTCGGCGTTATCATCGCCTTCGTTTTCATCATCATCCTCGTCACCGCCATTCTCGTCATTATCGTCATCCTCGACAAGTGCGCGGTAATCCTCGCTGGTGGTACCGACATCCGAAAAGTGGAGGAACCCATCGGACTTCTGGCCAATATCGACAAAGGCCGCCTTCAGTCCCTCAACCACCTTGTGCACCCTGCCCAGATAAATATCGCCGATACTCCTCATGCTCTCCGGCCGCTCGATAATCAGCTCGGCAAGCCGCCCCTCCTCGACAAGCGCAACCTGAATTTCATCTCCGATCTTGTTCATCAGGAGCTGTTTCTTCACATTCTTCTTCATGCAATGACTCACGATTATGGGCTGCCTAGCCCCAAAAGCGGCCTGCCGGGCTTACAGAAAACCTGGCCTGCCGGGGTGAAAGCGCCCTCTGATAAATTCTTTCTGGTTTGCCCAAATCAGCAGCAAACCGCTCTTTTCAAAAAAGATTTGTTTTTAAATATAACACTTCACGTCTTGGTACGTTGCCCATTCAGCGAACATTTTTGTCTGGTTCCCGGATTTTCGCACCTTGAAAGAGAGTCTCCCCAACCGTTACGTTTACCATGCTTTCAACTGATTTTGAATACCCGCTCTGGGAAAGCCTGTCGCAGGTCTGCGGCATCGACGAGGCTGGCCGCGGGCCGCTAGCCGGGCCGGTGGTCGCCGCGGCGGTGGTTTTTCCGCGCCACTTCAGGCCGACAGGCATCTTCGCAAAGCTCGACGATTCGAAAAAGCTGACCGCCGAACTGCGCGACGAGCTGGCTCTGGCCATCCGCGAGTCCGCCGAAAGCTGGGCGCTCGGCGTCGTCGATGCGGAGACCATCGACCGGATCAACATTCTGCAGGCAACCATGCTCGCCATGAATCTCGCAGTCGAATCGCTCGGCTCGACGCCAGAGTTCCTGTTGGTGGACGGCAACCGCTTCAGGCCCGTGCTGCCGATTCCGTACCAGACCATCGTCAAGGGGGACTCGAAGGTCTTCTCCATCGCCGCCGCCTCTGTGCTGGCCAAAACGCACAGGGACGAGCTAATGACCACCAGCGCCGCAGAGTACCCAGAGTACGGATTCGAGGTTCATTTTGGCTACCCGACCGCCCGGCACGTCGAGGCAATCGCCCGGCACGGTCGCTGCGCCATCCACCGCCAAAGCTTCAAACTTCGGAAACTGGGAGAAAAGTAAAAAACAAGGAACTGCCGTCATGAATGCCCCTCAATGGCTCGGCGCTGAAGGAGAAAAAATCGCCGCAAGACATCTGGCCGCAAAAGGCTACCGCATCGTTGCCCGAAACTACCGCTTTCATCGCAATGAGATCGACATCATTGCCTTCGATGGCGAGGCGCTCTGCTTCATAGAGGTCAAAACCAGAGCATCGCTCGGCAAAGGTCATCCAGCCGAATCAGTCACCCGAAGCAAGCAGAAGGAGATCGCGCGAGCCGCCGCCGGCTATCTGGCGAGCCTCGACGACCCCTGGATCACCTGCCGTTTCGACGTCATCGCCGTGCTCGCGCTCAGCATCGACGAGCGCTCCATCCGCAAGTACGAGATCGAACACATCAAGGCCGCCTTCATGGTTGGCGACAAGGGCTGAAATAGCATATCAGCGGATTTTTTTTATCTTTGGGATCAAAGTTTTTACTGATTCATCACGCACGACGATCCCATGCAAGAAACCGATATCCAGACCGCGCAGAACGCTTCAACCGAATATGGCGCCACCAATATTCAGGTGCTCGACGGTATCGAGCATGTCCGGAAACGTCCGGCCATGTACATCGGCGACATTCACAGCCGCGGCTTGCACCATCTGGTTTACGAAATCGTTGACAACGCCATCGACGAAACGCTCGCGGGCTACAACGATTACATTCATGTGGCGATGAATCCGGACGGCTCGGTGACCGTCACCGACCACGGTCGAGGCATTCCGGTCGATATTCATCCGGTCAAGAAGAAGTCGGCGCTCGAACTGGTCATGACGGTCATTGGCGCCGGCGGCAAGTTCGACAAGGGGGCCTACAAGGTGTCCGGCGGCTTGCACGGCGTGGGCGCCTCCGTGGTCAACGCCCTGTCGGAGTGGTGCGAGGTGGAGGTCTATCGTGACGGCAAGATTTTCCGGCAGACCTACCGGCGCGGCGTTCCGCAAGGCGGGGTCGAGGAGATCGGAACCACCGATCAGCGCGGCACGAAGGTCACCTTTAAACCCGACCCCGAAATCTTCAAGATCACCGAGTTCCGCAAGGATATTATTCTCGACCGCATGAGAGAGCTGGCGTTCCTGAACAGCAACCTGCGCATCATCGTGCAGGACGCCGAGGGCAACGAGGAGATATTCCACTACGAGGGCGGCCTGAAAGAGTTTGTGCGCTTCATCGACTCGAACCGTCTGAGCCTGCTCAAGGAGCCGATCTTTTTATCGGGCGAGCGCGATTCGACGATGGTCGAGATCGCTTTGCAGTACAACGACTCCTATCAGGAGAACATCTTCAGCTACGTCAACAACATCAACACGCACGAAGGTGGTACGCACGTCACCGGCTTCCGCAAGGCGCTGACCCGCACCCTCAACGCCTACGCGCAGAAGAACGACCTGCTCAAAAACGTCAAGATCACCCTCACCGGCGACGACTTCAAGGAGGGCCTCACGGCGGTCATTTCGGTAAAAGTTCCGGAGCCGCAGTTCGAGGGGCAGACCAAGACCAAGCTCGGCAACTCCGAGACGCAGAGCATCGTCGAGACCATTGTCAACGAGCAGCTCGCCGAGTTCGCCGAGAGCAACCCCGGCACACTGAAGCTCATCATCGAAAAGGTGAAGAGCGCGGCCATTTCGCGCGAGGCAGCCCGCAAGGCCAAGGAGCTGACACGCCGCAAGTCGGTGCTCGAAAGCTCGGGCCTGCCCGGCAAGCTGGCCGACTGCTCGATCAACGATCCCGACCACTGCGAGCTGTACATCGTCGAGGGCGACTCGGCAGGCGGCAGCGCCAAGCAGGGCCGCGACCGAAGCTTCCAGGCAATCCTGCCGCTGAAAGGAAAGATTCTGAACGTCGAAAAGGCGCGGCTGCACAAGATGCTGGAAAACGAGGAGATCAAGACGATCATCCTCGCGCTCGGTACCAGCATTGGCGAGGAGGAGTTCTCGCCCGAAAAGCTGCGCTATGGCAAAATCATCATCATGACTGATGCCGACGTTGACGGCGCGCACATCCGCACGCTGCTCCTGACCTTCTTCTTCCGCTACATGCGCTCGCTCATCGAGGCGGGCAAGGTGTTCATCGCCCAGCCGCCACTCTACCTGGTCAAGTCGGGCCGAGAGCAGCAATACGCATGGGATGAGGACGAGCGCCTCAGTATCGTGGAACAGATGAAGAAGCTCCAGAAAGGCAAGGCCAATGTTTCCATCCAGCGCTACAAAGGTCTCGGTGAAATGAACCCCGAGCAGCTCTGGAGCACCACGATGGATCCGGCTCACCGTTCCTTGCTTCAGGTCAC
The nucleotide sequence above comes from Chlorobaculum tepidum TLS. Encoded proteins:
- a CDS encoding 2,3,4,5-tetrahydropyridine-2,6-dicarboxylate N-succinyltransferase, which encodes MEQYHQIKEQIIAFSLLSADQLKADAQVKSVFAEFKTLLNEGKIRAAEPSGDGWTVNQWVKQGILVGMKLGVLIESHVDLAGLGSASFIDKDTYPLREFTAADGVRIVPGGSSVRDGAYLAPSVVMMPPAYVNVGGYVDEGSMIDSHALVGSCAQIGKKVHLSAAVQIGGVLEPVGAMPVIIEDEVMVGGNCGIYEGTIVKKRAVIGTGVILNGSTPVYDLVNGTVLRKSAAGPLVIPEGAVVVAGSRQVKGEFAAEHGLSIYTPLIVKYRDERTDSATALESALR
- a CDS encoding Rne/Rng family ribonuclease, which translates into the protein MKKNVKKQLLMNKIGDEIQVALVEEGRLAELIIERPESMRSIGDIYLGRVHKVVEGLKAAFVDIGQKSDGFLHFSDVGTTSEDYRALVEDDDNDENGGDEDDDENEGDDNAEAPAPPREAARPAGQQKSEQGQQSSGDAAERRQSYTQMIAQKLKPNDSILVQVIKEPIGTKGSRLTSDITIAGRFMVLLPFGGGQIAVSRRVVSRKERGRLKKLVRSMLPEGFGAIIRTVAEDQDESLLKQDLEKLLAKWTQIEEKLQDAQPPQLIFKEDTIISSVLRDSLTTDVTEIVANSKSIYTETLNYIQWAAPDMVKNVSLYEGKLPLFEGYGIAKDVESIFSRKVWLKSGGYIIIEHTEAMVVVDVNSGRYAAKREQEENSLKTNLEAAREVVRQLRLRDIGGIIVVDFIDMMDPKNSKKVYDAMKAELRNDRAKSNILPLSDFGIMQITRERIRPSLMQRMGDQCPACGGTGVVQARFTTINQVERWLRKFALQQKVPFQQLDLHISPTVLEPMRNSDMKTEMKWFLQHLVFVRIKSDESLRSDDFRFYNRKTGADITAEFN
- a CDS encoding ribonuclease HII translates to MLSTDFEYPLWESLSQVCGIDEAGRGPLAGPVVAAAVVFPRHFRPTGIFAKLDDSKKLTAELRDELALAIRESAESWALGVVDAETIDRINILQATMLAMNLAVESLGSTPEFLLVDGNRFRPVLPIPYQTIVKGDSKVFSIAAASVLAKTHRDELMTTSAAEYPEYGFEVHFGYPTARHVEAIARHGRCAIHRQSFKLRKLGEK
- a CDS encoding YraN family protein, with the translated sequence MNAPQWLGAEGEKIAARHLAAKGYRIVARNYRFHRNEIDIIAFDGEALCFIEVKTRASLGKGHPAESVTRSKQKEIARAAAGYLASLDDPWITCRFDVIAVLALSIDERSIRKYEIEHIKAAFMVGDKG
- the gyrB gene encoding DNA topoisomerase (ATP-hydrolyzing) subunit B, which encodes MQETDIQTAQNASTEYGATNIQVLDGIEHVRKRPAMYIGDIHSRGLHHLVYEIVDNAIDETLAGYNDYIHVAMNPDGSVTVTDHGRGIPVDIHPVKKKSALELVMTVIGAGGKFDKGAYKVSGGLHGVGASVVNALSEWCEVEVYRDGKIFRQTYRRGVPQGGVEEIGTTDQRGTKVTFKPDPEIFKITEFRKDIILDRMRELAFLNSNLRIIVQDAEGNEEIFHYEGGLKEFVRFIDSNRLSLLKEPIFLSGERDSTMVEIALQYNDSYQENIFSYVNNINTHEGGTHVTGFRKALTRTLNAYAQKNDLLKNVKITLTGDDFKEGLTAVISVKVPEPQFEGQTKTKLGNSETQSIVETIVNEQLAEFAESNPGTLKLIIEKVKSAAISREAARKAKELTRRKSVLESSGLPGKLADCSINDPDHCELYIVEGDSAGGSAKQGRDRSFQAILPLKGKILNVEKARLHKMLENEEIKTIILALGTSIGEEEFSPEKLRYGKIIIMTDADVDGAHIRTLLLTFFFRYMRSLIEAGKVFIAQPPLYLVKSGREQQYAWDEDERLSIVEQMKKLQKGKANVSIQRYKGLGEMNPEQLWSTTMDPAHRSLLQVTVENAMEADQVFSTLMGDKVEPRRDFIEKNARYVRRLDV